One genomic window of Corythoichthys intestinalis isolate RoL2023-P3 chromosome 18, ASM3026506v1, whole genome shotgun sequence includes the following:
- the zar1l gene encoding ZAR1-like protein isoform X1 has product MEGFQSACPPLVLCAPAAAMAAAPGGVCWAKRETRFVTPRGLNYLELCKAILAQAGPATVTCTRECGVQVNAKVDKTVQCSLGPKTLLGQGEGDRLQSEEEEEEEEEELCVGGQASCTPPPVSQFFLTTRPVSIYSRVFDRRESREKAEVREQEGEEGGEHPDDDHKPPVHQDNKGSNLQFLEQKYGFFHCKKCNIRWESAYVWCISGTNKVYYKQLCRKCQVGFNPYRVESIICKGCSETCCICEKKQRHINMTRPHRQDLCCRCRGMKLSCDATYSFKYIF; this is encoded by the exons ATGGAGGGCTTCCAGTCCGCCTGCCCTCCGCTCGTGCTGTGTGCCCCCGCAGCGGCTATGGCTGCGGCCCCGGGGGGCGTCTGCTGGGCCAAGCGGGAGACTCGATTCGTCACGCCGCGCGGCCTCAACTACCTGGAACTGTGCAAAGCCATCCTGGCTCAGGCAGGGCCGGCCACCGTCACCTGTACCCGGGAGTGCGGCGTGCAGGTAAACGCCAAAGTAGACAAGACGGTGCAGTGCTCCCTGGGGCCCAAGACGCTGCTCGGCCAGGGGGAGGGCGACCGCCTCCAGTctgaagaagaagaggaggaggaggaggaggagctgtGCGTGGGCGGTCAGGCGTCCTGCACGCCGCCTCCGGTGAGCCAGTTCTTCCTCACCACCCGGCCGGTGTCCATCTACTCGCGTGTTTTCGATCGCCGCGAGTCACGTGAGAAGGCGGAGGTGCGGGAGCAGGAGGGAGAGGAAGGAGGCGAACATCCAGATGACGACCACAAGCCTCCGGTACATCAAGACAACAAGGGCTCCAATTTACAG TTTCTGGAGCAGAAGTACGGCTTCTTCCACTGCAAAAAGTGTAACATCCGGTGGGAGAGTGCTTACGTGTGGTGCATCTCTGGAACCAACAAG GTGTACTACAAGCAGCTCTGCCGGAAGTGTCAAGTTGGCTTCAACCCCTACAGAGTGGAATCCATTATATGCAAG GGCTGCTCGGAGACGTGCTGCATCTGCGAGAAGAAGCAGAGGCACATCAACATGACCCGGCCTCACCGGCAGGATCTGTGCTGCCGATGTCGAGGCATGAAGCTCTCCTGTGACGCCACCTACAGCTTCAAGTATATCTTTTGA
- the zar1l gene encoding ZAR1-like protein isoform X2, translating to MEGFQSACPPLVLCAPAAAMAAAPGGVCWAKRETRFVTPRGLNYLELCKAILAQAGPATVTCTRECGVQVNAKVDKTVQCSLGPKTLLGQGEGDRLQSEEEEEEEEEELCVGGQASCTPPPVSQFFLTTRPVSIYSRVFDRRESREKAEVREQEGEEGGEHPDDDHKPPVHQDNKGSNLQVESCNNTGQKKNVAVTQRKFGVLNPNLSFWSRSTASSTAKSVTSGGRVLTCGASLEPTRCTTSSSAGSVKLASTPTEWNPLYARAARRRAASARRSRGTST from the exons ATGGAGGGCTTCCAGTCCGCCTGCCCTCCGCTCGTGCTGTGTGCCCCCGCAGCGGCTATGGCTGCGGCCCCGGGGGGCGTCTGCTGGGCCAAGCGGGAGACTCGATTCGTCACGCCGCGCGGCCTCAACTACCTGGAACTGTGCAAAGCCATCCTGGCTCAGGCAGGGCCGGCCACCGTCACCTGTACCCGGGAGTGCGGCGTGCAGGTAAACGCCAAAGTAGACAAGACGGTGCAGTGCTCCCTGGGGCCCAAGACGCTGCTCGGCCAGGGGGAGGGCGACCGCCTCCAGTctgaagaagaagaggaggaggaggaggaggagctgtGCGTGGGCGGTCAGGCGTCCTGCACGCCGCCTCCGGTGAGCCAGTTCTTCCTCACCACCCGGCCGGTGTCCATCTACTCGCGTGTTTTCGATCGCCGCGAGTCACGTGAGAAGGCGGAGGTGCGGGAGCAGGAGGGAGAGGAAGGAGGCGAACATCCAGATGACGACCACAAGCCTCCGGTACATCAAGACAACAAGGGCTCCAATTTACAGGTGGAATCCTGCAACaacactggccaaaaaaaaaatgttgcagtGACGCAACGGAAGTTTGGAGTGCTGAATCCAAATCTGAG TTTCTGGAGCAGAAGTACGGCTTCTTCCACTGCAAAAAGTGTAACATCCGGTGGGAGAGTGCTTACGTGTGGTGCATCTCTGGAACCAACAAG GTGTACTACAAGCAGCTCTGCCGGAAGTGTCAAGTTGGCTTCAACCCCTACAGAGTGGAATCCATTATATGCAAG GGCTGCTCGGAGACGTGCTGCATCTGCGAGAAGAAGCAGAGGCACATCAACATGA
- the zar1l gene encoding ZAR1-like protein isoform X3, producing the protein MEGFQSACPPLVLCAPAAAMAAAPGGVCWAKRETRFVTPRGLNYLELCKAILAQAGPATVTCTRECGVQVNAKVDKTVQCSLGPKTLLGQGEGDRLQSEEEEEEEEEELCVGGQASCTPPPVSQFFLTTRPVSIYSRVFDRRESREKAEVREQEGEEGGEHPDDDHKPPVHQDNKGSNLQKYGFFHCKKCNIRWESAYVWCISGTNKVYYKQLCRKCQVGFNPYRVESIICKGCSETCCICEKKQRHINMTRPHRQDLCCRCRGMKLSCDATYSFKYIF; encoded by the exons ATGGAGGGCTTCCAGTCCGCCTGCCCTCCGCTCGTGCTGTGTGCCCCCGCAGCGGCTATGGCTGCGGCCCCGGGGGGCGTCTGCTGGGCCAAGCGGGAGACTCGATTCGTCACGCCGCGCGGCCTCAACTACCTGGAACTGTGCAAAGCCATCCTGGCTCAGGCAGGGCCGGCCACCGTCACCTGTACCCGGGAGTGCGGCGTGCAGGTAAACGCCAAAGTAGACAAGACGGTGCAGTGCTCCCTGGGGCCCAAGACGCTGCTCGGCCAGGGGGAGGGCGACCGCCTCCAGTctgaagaagaagaggaggaggaggaggaggagctgtGCGTGGGCGGTCAGGCGTCCTGCACGCCGCCTCCGGTGAGCCAGTTCTTCCTCACCACCCGGCCGGTGTCCATCTACTCGCGTGTTTTCGATCGCCGCGAGTCACGTGAGAAGGCGGAGGTGCGGGAGCAGGAGGGAGAGGAAGGAGGCGAACATCCAGATGACGACCACAAGCCTCCGGTACATCAAGACAACAAGGGCTCCAATTTACAG AAGTACGGCTTCTTCCACTGCAAAAAGTGTAACATCCGGTGGGAGAGTGCTTACGTGTGGTGCATCTCTGGAACCAACAAG GTGTACTACAAGCAGCTCTGCCGGAAGTGTCAAGTTGGCTTCAACCCCTACAGAGTGGAATCCATTATATGCAAG GGCTGCTCGGAGACGTGCTGCATCTGCGAGAAGAAGCAGAGGCACATCAACATGACCCGGCCTCACCGGCAGGATCTGTGCTGCCGATGTCGAGGCATGAAGCTCTCCTGTGACGCCACCTACAGCTTCAAGTATATCTTTTGA
- the zar1l gene encoding ZAR1-like protein isoform X5: MEGFQSACPPLVLCAPAAAMAAAPGGVCWAKRETRFVTPRGLNYLELCKAILAQAGPATVTCTRECGVQVNAKVDKTVQCSLGPKTLLGQGEGDRLQSEEEEEEEEEELCVGGQASCTPPPVSQFFLTTRPVSIYSRVFDRRESREKAEVREQEGEEGGEHPDDDHKPPKYGFFHCKKCNIRWESAYVWCISGTNKVYYKQLCRKCQVGFNPYRVESIICKGCSETCCICEKKQRHINMTRPHRQDLCCRCRGMKLSCDATYSFKYIF; the protein is encoded by the exons ATGGAGGGCTTCCAGTCCGCCTGCCCTCCGCTCGTGCTGTGTGCCCCCGCAGCGGCTATGGCTGCGGCCCCGGGGGGCGTCTGCTGGGCCAAGCGGGAGACTCGATTCGTCACGCCGCGCGGCCTCAACTACCTGGAACTGTGCAAAGCCATCCTGGCTCAGGCAGGGCCGGCCACCGTCACCTGTACCCGGGAGTGCGGCGTGCAGGTAAACGCCAAAGTAGACAAGACGGTGCAGTGCTCCCTGGGGCCCAAGACGCTGCTCGGCCAGGGGGAGGGCGACCGCCTCCAGTctgaagaagaagaggaggaggaggaggaggagctgtGCGTGGGCGGTCAGGCGTCCTGCACGCCGCCTCCGGTGAGCCAGTTCTTCCTCACCACCCGGCCGGTGTCCATCTACTCGCGTGTTTTCGATCGCCGCGAGTCACGTGAGAAGGCGGAGGTGCGGGAGCAGGAGGGAGAGGAAGGAGGCGAACATCCAGATGACGACCACAAGCCTCCG AAGTACGGCTTCTTCCACTGCAAAAAGTGTAACATCCGGTGGGAGAGTGCTTACGTGTGGTGCATCTCTGGAACCAACAAG GTGTACTACAAGCAGCTCTGCCGGAAGTGTCAAGTTGGCTTCAACCCCTACAGAGTGGAATCCATTATATGCAAG GGCTGCTCGGAGACGTGCTGCATCTGCGAGAAGAAGCAGAGGCACATCAACATGACCCGGCCTCACCGGCAGGATCTGTGCTGCCGATGTCGAGGCATGAAGCTCTCCTGTGACGCCACCTACAGCTTCAAGTATATCTTTTGA
- the zar1l gene encoding ZAR1-like protein isoform X4, which translates to MEGFQSACPPLVLCAPAAAMAAAPGGVCWAKRETRFVTPRGLNYLELCKAILAQAGPATVTCTRECGVQVNAKVDKTVQCSLGPKTLLGQGEGDRLQSEEEEEEEEEELCVGGQASCTPPPVSQFFLTTRPVSIYSRVFDRRESREKAEVREQEGEEGGEHPDDDHKPPFLEQKYGFFHCKKCNIRWESAYVWCISGTNKVYYKQLCRKCQVGFNPYRVESIICKGCSETCCICEKKQRHINMTRPHRQDLCCRCRGMKLSCDATYSFKYIF; encoded by the exons ATGGAGGGCTTCCAGTCCGCCTGCCCTCCGCTCGTGCTGTGTGCCCCCGCAGCGGCTATGGCTGCGGCCCCGGGGGGCGTCTGCTGGGCCAAGCGGGAGACTCGATTCGTCACGCCGCGCGGCCTCAACTACCTGGAACTGTGCAAAGCCATCCTGGCTCAGGCAGGGCCGGCCACCGTCACCTGTACCCGGGAGTGCGGCGTGCAGGTAAACGCCAAAGTAGACAAGACGGTGCAGTGCTCCCTGGGGCCCAAGACGCTGCTCGGCCAGGGGGAGGGCGACCGCCTCCAGTctgaagaagaagaggaggaggaggaggaggagctgtGCGTGGGCGGTCAGGCGTCCTGCACGCCGCCTCCGGTGAGCCAGTTCTTCCTCACCACCCGGCCGGTGTCCATCTACTCGCGTGTTTTCGATCGCCGCGAGTCACGTGAGAAGGCGGAGGTGCGGGAGCAGGAGGGAGAGGAAGGAGGCGAACATCCAGATGACGACCACAAGCCTCCG TTTCTGGAGCAGAAGTACGGCTTCTTCCACTGCAAAAAGTGTAACATCCGGTGGGAGAGTGCTTACGTGTGGTGCATCTCTGGAACCAACAAG GTGTACTACAAGCAGCTCTGCCGGAAGTGTCAAGTTGGCTTCAACCCCTACAGAGTGGAATCCATTATATGCAAG GGCTGCTCGGAGACGTGCTGCATCTGCGAGAAGAAGCAGAGGCACATCAACATGACCCGGCCTCACCGGCAGGATCTGTGCTGCCGATGTCGAGGCATGAAGCTCTCCTGTGACGCCACCTACAGCTTCAAGTATATCTTTTGA